One window of Oncorhynchus masou masou isolate Uvic2021 chromosome 28, UVic_Omas_1.1, whole genome shotgun sequence genomic DNA carries:
- the LOC135517493 gene encoding UDP-glucuronosyltransferase 2A1-like yields MKLTRHISVFVIAQLCIIGSANCGNILVWHTEGSHWINLKPILETLIDRGHSVTVLVQSASVYMDPTEKARFSYEPFNVSISMQQMNDFFEEFIHFHMYEIDHLSYLQIHWKGYHIVKREFKFTIQICDGLLRSETVMRKLREAKYDVLLSDPIYACSDLVAEDLGIPLVYTLRFSIAHMWERLCGQLPSPPSFVPGAMIKLTDEMSFTERLLNFLFYASQDMMAYGYWQDIDAYYSEIRGKPSTYCEVMGQADLWLIRTYWDFDYPRPFLPNFKFVGGIHCKPAKPLPEDMEEFVQSSGDDGIVVFTLGSMIKNLTTEKGNMIASALGQIPQKVLWRLSGEKPETLAPNTRVLDWIPQNDLLGHPKTRAFITHGGTNGIYEAIYHGVPMVGIPMFADQPDNMVHMKAKGAAVIMNFNTMKTQDLVDGLNTVINEPSYKENALRLSKIHHDRPISPKDEAVFWIEFTMRNKGAKHLRVQAHELTWYQYHSLDVFAFLLAIVMLLTLLFIKTCLFCVRRCCYGAKSKRKTE; encoded by the coding sequence ATGAAGCTGACACGGCATATCTCTGTGTTTGTGATCGCACAGTTATGTATCATAGGGAGTGCAAACTGTGGAAACATATTAGTTTGGCATACTGAAGGCAGTCACTGGATCAACCTCAAGCCTATACTGGAGACTCTGATTGACAGAGGACACAGTGTTACAGTGCTGGTGCAGAGTGCCTCTGTATACATGGACCCCACGGAAAAGGCTCGCTTCAGCTACGAACCATTCAACGTCTCCATCTCAATGCAACAGATGAACGATTTCTTTGAGGAGTTCATCCACTTTCACATGTACGAGATAGACCACCTTAGCTACTTGCAAATCCATTGGAAGGGGTATCATATTGTAAAAAGAGAATTCAAGTTTACCATCCAGATATGTGACGGACTGCTGAGGTCAGAGACCGTCATGAGGAAACTGAGAGAGGCCAAGTATGATGTTCTGTTATCCGACCCAATCTACGCCTGTAGTGACCTGGTGGCTGAGGATCTGGGCATTCCTTTGGTCTACACCCTGCGTTTCTCTATTGCCCACATGTGGGAGAGGCTCTGTGGGCAGCTGCCTTCTCCACCATCCTTTGTCCCTGGTGCCATGATCAAGTTAACCGACGAAATGAGCTTCACTGAAAGACTGTTGAACTTCCTCTTCTATGCGTCCCAGGACATGATGGCATACGGTTATTGGCAAGACATAGacgcctactacagtgagattcGAGGGAAGCCATCAACCTATTGTGAGGTGATGGGCCAAGCTGACTTGTGGCTGATCCGGACATACTGGGACTTTGACTACCCTCGTCCTTTCCTCCCTAACTTCAAGTTTGTGGGGGGAATCCACTGCAAGCCTGCCAAGCCCTTACCAGAGGACATGGAGGAGTTTGTGCAGAGCTCTGGAGATGACGGCATTGTGGTGTTCACCCTCGGCTCCATGATCAAGAACCTCACCACAGAGAAAGGGAACATGATCGCCTCAGCCCTGGGGCAGATTCCTCAGAAGGTCCTGTGGAGGCTCAGTGGGGAGAAGCCTGAGACCCTGGCCCCCAACACCAGAGTCTTGGACTGGATCCCGCAGAACGACCTGCTGGGTCACCCCAAGACCAGAGCCTTCATCACCCACGGTGGAACCAACGGTATCTATGAGGCCATCTATCACGGAGTCCCCATGGTGGGAATTCCTATGTTCGCTGACCAGCCAGACAACATGGTCCACATGAAGGCCAAGGGGGCCGCGGTCATCATGAACTTCAACACCATGAAAACCCAGGATCTGGTGGATGGACTCAACACTGTGATCAACGAGCCGTCGTATAAGGAGAACGCCTTGAGGTTGTCCAAGATCCACCATGACAGGCCCATCAGTCCCAAGGATGAGGCAGTGTTCTGGATAGAGTTCACCATGAGGAATAAAGGTGCCAAGCATCTGAGGGTCCAGGCCCACGAGCTCACCTGGTACCAGTACCACAGCCTGGACGTGTTCGCTTTCCTACTGGCCATCGTGATGCTGCTCACCCTCCTCTTCATCAAAACATGCCTCTTCTGTGTCCGGAGGTGCTGTTATGGAGCAAAGTCTAAACGGAAGACAGAGTGA